The DNA segment AACAgatataattgtttcaacaattttttaataattataatattctcttagaataatgctagaaatttacagtattctttttaaaaattcgactttgagtccactttttaaatagagtgacataataattaatcaaaagttcataaaaatgtattataaaataatctattatttttcttgataatattcaaattatcattgtttataactatcttctcctgcAATAATGCTAGATACTTCagatttttctgtaatttttcactttttcgtaaacttttataatataatataatataaaaataatgtaataattaatacaagttcacaaacataattgtttgaacaatttattatcgtttataactatcttctcctagaTTCATGCTTAAATGTTAcggattttctaaaatatttaatttttctttgaatttttatttagaaacatataataaatattattattgattcaaataaaaatcgtGTTAAAAACagcttcaaggaaaatttacatttagtaCGAcccatatagaaaatttgaagattacttcaaatatctgttttatttcagaacatTCTAGCAAATATCTAAGCGAAGCTAGTTAATAACAATTacacaatgtttaaaattttttgttaacttgcattgaTTATTACCTACCtgagtgaaaagttgacaaaaagtgggaaaattttagaaaaaaccgttgttatgaacaataatatttgcttaaacaatttttcgttaaattttattcatttttacatcACTAAATGAAAAGTGGACAACAGGTTGAATAtccgagaaaaaaaattgttcaaacatttatttttattaaattgacattattatcACCTCAATTTATATGAACggttgataaaaaatcaaaaatgttagaaaaagccGCACTTTTTTCCATtaatcaaagagaatattattgaaaataataataaattgtttcaacaattacgcttgttaatttaaatcatttatttgcctcactctaattaaaatgaagacaagtgaaaattgttgaaaaaactataatttcctAGAATTAATTATAGCCAAGGTAGTTATGAACAAtaaggatttgtttaaacaattagggttgttaaattgaattaattattacattgatcaaagtaaaaagttgacaaaaagttgaaaatttcctgaaaaaacgcaactatctagtatttccataaaagaaaatagttatgaacaataatttattcaaacatttatGTTTATTGAACgcaattaattattacatcactCATTGAAAAGTGGAAAACTAATAAGAAtagattgtttaaagaattatttctataaatttatttgattattaccTAActcaactaaacaaattaaaaataagttgaaagatTCGGAAACGCCGCGACTctaaaagaaagatgaaattttctacaaaatagttcaattttcaacacgaaaatatgaatattcaaaaacaaccaaaatcaaaatttaacaaagtagtgcaaGTTTAAACCAactgattcaatttttaaccaaaaagattatttttattattagtagttgaaaattattaattatttagttgttaTTAATAAACCAAaatctgttttgaaatattttttaatatgctcttaaatttgttaaaaaactaaaaaatcattttaaatgttcacAGGAAGCTGACGAGAATTTCTTATTatctagaaatctttaaaaatatttacataatttagcattttatttgaaatgcttctcttttaaaattatttaaatttttcataaagattttaataaaacctgcaaaattgccaaatttgcctaaaaattttccagattattttttcacgattttggaaatcttttcaaatattctcttaaaattaaataaatcttaatGAGTTTCCTTATTCGATTTTCTTagtcttttgaaacctttccaaattcttaaaaaactactACATGTTTTgttcgaaaccttaaaaaatgtaaattttatcttcattaaaaaaaatatgtttttaatattttttaatcattttatagttatttaatctttaaattttctttctgttttaaaatatttttaaaaattcttttaaaattaatttttaaaaataaaatataattatcaattttctcaggaatctggaaaaaagcttttattacatgaaaacttttcaaaatccttaaaaagcttcacaattttatttccaaatcttcaaaaatctatattttgtttagaattctttaaaatcttttcaaattttagattacgtttgaagattttcaaaacttctaaatatcttctaaacCTACTCCAATGtttaacaaatcaaaatttttaattgttatatatatatataaattcaataatttcgctagataataaaaatcattttaaattgaataacaacTGTAAtgcttaaagttttaatttagctcTCTGAAATTCTGAAGATTCAAGGTTTTCTGTACCAAATACTTCAGTTTCAAgttgtttacatttaaatattggatttataaatacttattttaaacaaactgtcAAACATTGctaagcattaaaaaattattttcttattttaaaaaaattcaattgaacggAATAGAAATGggatattttagactaaaataatttttgaatatgatTTGACATTAAATAGAATCGTTTAATTAtgaaatctattaatttgaaattatttacaaatgaaaaatagattatGAAGCATCAATCGGACGTTTACATATCTTAGTGCACTAACTGATCATAAACAAAACTTGTTTCAAATTTACGATAATGTTAATCAACACCTTTTCTTAATGCTTTTTTAATCACTCAAagctatataaaaaaaaaaaaaaaaaaaacaataataaggtTTAACTACATACAACAATTTATCGTACCTACTTGTTTACAATTGTTGTTAAAGATAAGAGTAAAcgatagaaaaaatgtaaaaaagaaattcaacaaattccaaaagttgaaataattattttatttaataatggtttaaaattaaaagaatttttaaatgtaaatattaattgaatacatggtaaattgaagttttgctCGATCAAAATATAGAAAGTCGATTCGAAAGATTGAGAAGATTAGTAAGTTTGAATTCTAGAagcgttaaaaaattgtttaaaaatcgtagaaaaattaaacagaaattattaaatttctttttttaatgaaaataataatttataagttatacTTTCCTTCAAATATTGTTGGCTTCCATCCTCCAGGTTTAAACAAATGTATGGcgcttataaattaaataaatctaaacTTAAATAATACTAATGAAAATCAAAAACTTAAtactaagaaaaatataaaaataaccaGTAAAATAAACTTatgataaaaactaaaaatggcaGGGAATAAGGTAGGGGAAAGAGTCTCAATGAGTGAAGAAACcagaaattattatgaaaatgtcAATATTTATTCGAATGCAAAAATCAGACCAATCATGAATATTGAATATATCTCGAGAAAAAAACAGTAGTTTACATAGAACGAAACAGTACTTAAACATAACAAACTTCTTAATTTGCAATAACCATTATACTCTGATGAAACAAAAAATCGTCTCAGGTACAACAACAAAATCCCTATCACAAATATCACATTAAAGCTTTATCACCTACTCTTGATATCATAATCAATTATgaaacattgtaaatattttgaattctgatTCTCCTTTATTTCGTAGCACGCACTGCAAACGAAGAAacaacagaatttcaaaaaaccaCGGAAGACATGGATTCTCGTTCACCCTTCACCGTCGATTAGCGCCTCGTCCTGGATTCTTCAACACCTCGGAGCGTCAGCAAGTCCCTCCCGGGaccatttttaattcaagccAAATTGCAACATCCCTGTCGCAAAAGCTTTTTCAGGTTCACCAAGGACGCCAAACAGCCGCCGAAGAAGACTCCGAGTCACCAGAAGAACTTGCCACACTCATTGGACTCTGAGGCGGTGTGTAAACTTGGGGCACATTGACAGCAACCGGAACACTTGTTGCGCCAATTTTCTTTGTTGTACCTTGACTTTGATTGGCCTGGCTCACTGGACCCTCCAATCTTCGAAGACACCCACCAAGATGTCTCATCAACTGAGCACCAGCAGCTGGATGAACACTGGCTGCCACTGGAGTTGACAAAAAGGTGGACACTTCCTGGGCACACTGGGTGAATCCCTCCCTGAATCTGTCAGCATAACTGCTCTCCGGAGTGAGTGTCAGCCTCCTGGCTGCCCTCAGAGTATGAAGATGACGAACTGTCAACTCAAGGATGTCAGCCTTCTCCAACTTGGCAACGTTTTCACCTTCAGCTTGAAGTGCAGTCACCATCAGATCCTTCAACTCATCAAGGCATCGGTTGATCCTTGCTCTCCTTTTCCTCTCCAACATTGGCTTCATCACTTTTCTGTACTGGTATGTCCTGGAGACCGGCTCTTCGTACTCCATTCCACCAACGGCAGCGTAACTTGTGTGTGGTGCCATTTTTGACGATTTCTGAATGTCAACAAACTGATGTCAACAACAAACACTTGTCACTTGTCACTGGGACTTCACGTTTTATTTGAAGACTTGTAAGACTTGTAATATTGCTAGATCTTGCCTCGGAGTGCCGAGCTGATCTGTGAGCTAATCGCTTCTGAACTCCGGTGGGGACTACTGAGGAATATATAGGCGCTCCCCACCACAAAAGTGGATCCCTTTGAAGGGGGAAACGGTGGGGCGAGGACCCAGCCGGAGCGTATCGTGGGAAGTTCACTCGCCAGAACGTTCCCACAGAGGCGAGCCTTCTGGGCCCAGGTTGCGAGGGGTGAGGGAATTTTGAGCGTCACACCTGCACCCTCGGATAGCGTCGTCGCCCCAGAGACGCGGGACACGGGGGGCAATACAGAATACGGAATATACTATGACCAAGCACACGCCACGAGCGCGACCAGCACGAGGACGCCGCGCGTTAAAAGTCTGTCTTCCTCTCTGCAGCCTCATCCCTTCAGATCCTTCCTTCTTAATTCATTCTCTTCATATTTATACTTTTCTTTCTACCCTTTTCTTCCTGACTTCTTCAGGGTGACAgttttagtgaaagaaaaaaattcccggggttttctcggttcgcaaacatttttcaaggtcaataaaatttaaaaaattgaactctgaagccaaacatttttccatttgaagtacaGGCCTCACAGTCTCTATCAAGGGCCACCCTTGAAAGAATCTGGAAGTTgttcaagacaattttttcactttgcagaatataaaacaaattttaagaaaaaattaaatcatttaaaaaaatattttgaatacgcCTTCAcgtatttgatcaaatatttaaaaaattgtgtcaaaaaatttaattcttgaaagTTAACTTTATACAGAAGTAGATGGAACAAATATTTTCCCCTAAACTTCACAAGTAGAACATATAAACTTTATGAACTGCAAgtaaaagcactcaaagtgaaactcttgagttttaaactttgaaaattgaagtttaaaagttgtttaattcaaaaatattatattcaaatgcTCGATAATTTACACGTTTAAAATCGAAGCTGCTAACACTTTtccaataaacaattttaaattaaatgcatttaaactgccaaattaaaaattttaaacttttaaacctgGTAGAGTTCAAAAATtgagattcagttccaaaaatataaatccacgttatcatttccaatgccataaattgaataatcaatcaaagaagttaaaaattttcaaaattatactatttttaacaattttaaattttaatgacaactcagaattggttaaaaatggaaaattccctgtttaatgccggaattttcattcttttcgaaaaattccatgttccaatccagaattttaaatcttttcaaaaattctccatttcactTAGTTGTAAGAATTATAACTTATTTGTGAAATACCCTGCTACAAttcataacttaaattttttcgaaaatacctcgtttcagcACAGAATAattattctgtttgaaaaattcaatcttccattgaaaattattattccccTAGATAAATTCCAGTTTGAACTcacaattgtttcaaaattaaaacttccttgttcaaatccggaattttaataattttcgaaaattttccgatTCAACTAaggattagaatattttttacaatatatataccagtttcaactcagaattggttaaattttggaaagttcGTGCTTCAACTCAGAATTCTTTCGAAAAACTTCCTGTTCCaggtcagaattattattattattattaatttggatAAAGTCCAGTTcacatattgttttaaatttgttgaaatttataaatattattaaaatattttttaataattttttaaattaatttccgtaaacttggaatgaatttagaggaaattataggtaaaagagaagaattcgataaaattcatacaaatttaaggcgaatgaaaaaaaattcaaatgaattaataacaatgtaaaagtattgaaaatatttgatagcATTTGCTGAAatacctaagaattcaaggtgaggtgaaaagaatttaggatcaactaaataaaaactttagaaaattcaaaaaatcaattcaattgtATAGAATTGagtcaatttcaaagaattcaagtatattaaaaaaattgtttaaaaatgcatctttttggttgaaaattcaagtatattagtgaaatatttaacatttttattggaacttcatctgtttggtttaaattacTACTACTCgatatgaagattcataattttatttgaaaatttatttattttgtaatttttagctCAATTTTAGCATAATGAAATCAAATCTGGTTAGTAAAATGTAGTACTGGTAAATATCATGACTGATTCAGTGACGTCCCTTTTGTggatcttcatttttttagacTCTTTAGGCAGGGTTGGGAGGGGGTGCCTAGCAAGTCTTAAGAAGAAagttcaaggtcttttccaggatTTCCGGGTCAATAAATCAAGgttttttaaaatccaatagTGAAATATCCATTTGCTGTACATGTAACGTAATGattcattgcattttttgttcGCCAACAATTTCTACACTTCTGTATTATtgacttttttagtaaaaaacagatctaattcaaatttagttttataattcgataattttattcaaactgtCACTTAAACCTAACTGATGATGTCTAACTTCAAAATACAATTGTCAAATCACTAATAAGCTTTTGATAAttaattctgaaatctttaaaaaaaaaattaaaatgctttgcattctttgaaattgttgagaaatgtttaaaatcctagAAATCTTTTCCTGAgagcttttgaaatctttgaaatcattaggaaatattgaaaaatctagacatttttcaaaccttgttttttttttaatcattttcaaaactttttaaatcatttttctaatttttatgttgaatatcaGAAAAAAGTGTACTTTAACATTCTTTACcacattttaaatatgaaaatactaaaagatcataagaaatgaaaaagaaaactaaaagatttaaattacttttcggatttcaataaaacaaattttttatgggcaaagaataaaaaaaaagaaaattcaaagttttcatgaaaaactcaagaaaatttCCTAAAGGAACAATTTAcaaccaagtaatttttttttgtgtagttgAGTGGATTACTTGAATAATTATTGTGTGAAACCATAGATGGCGCTACACGTACGTGTAAGTGTCCGCATGGAAAAGGCGATCGACTTAGCCAGTTTAGCTTTCCATAAAGAATAATGAATAAAAGAagtacataaataattgtttaaaaacatatgaaatagtaatttctatacatttcataataaaaataacactTGATAAGAGAAAACGGAACATTTCTAATTagttttactatattcttttattttgataataatatctCCGATTGAATACATTTAAATGCTAAATTTGAGgacaaaatttaaaaccttaattttttgcctgaaatctgTGTAAGAAAACGAGAAATTATTATTTGGGAAGAAAACTCAATTTCGCCCAGAAGAGTAATTTTAGCGCCATTTAGCTTTCCTTGCTTCAGTTTTAGATagccaattttaaatttgaatcaaacaataaaatagtttttacagcTAATGAAAAAAGTAGAACCTTCTTTTATACATTTCTCAgtgggtttaaaatttttttaataatattttagatgTTAATACTGTATAATTGTGAAGGtagtttttatcttttcaaatttaaagagccAGAAGTGGATAATGAAATCTTACTGATACGAATCTAGAAAGTAACTTGGATCGAAAATTACCCATGGAATGTAGTTTCAATTCTTCCTCTAATTAACGGTTTCCTGTTATATATGATTTTCTCTCTCTCCCTTTCTTTTCGGGATTCTTACAGAATCCCAATTCCAAACCTGTTTcaagttttatagacaaattttaaaaataactcttaacccctttatttttctaaaattattttcagcaaagaaTAGCGTAAATGGCAAttgatgagtttttaaaaaaatgtttgaacaatatttagaaGTGTCTCATCACGATGAAATTTCTATATAGGATAGTGCACTacacgaaatgaaaaaaataaatgtattttttataataaaaaaaaattgtaataaaaaacaggAACCCGAATTTCTCGTTATTTCACAAAACATgttgaaaatagacaattttgtttgaacattatgAAATTATTGCTTGTTTCAATCATTTTGTCGCAAATTGTATTCTTAACTAAATTGTTCTAGAATGATAAAatgttctagatttttttatactatttcgAAATTCGGTTTAGAGACTAAAGTCTAGATTCAACTTCTAAAAGTAACTACAAATTATATATAATGGTCTGAAATttcctagaatatttcaaaatgttatagaatgttttggaatcttctagaatattctgcaatttttctgaataatttggaatgttctgaaatattctagaatatttaggaaatttctatccaaaattttagaaaagtagGTTCTAGAGCGTTCATGAAAAATATGGAATCTTAtggaatattctataatttttagagtgatttataaaattattgaaaattctcagAACCTCtcagatttttctacaaaaagattacTTGCATCAAAGAAACACAGTGCTCAGTatgtccaataaaatatttttttgttttaactacGATTTTCTTAcacaaagaattttcattttttattttaaaaaacactacTTCTTgccagaagaaatttttttactcgATTTTCTTCGATTTCGTAAGCGTGCATTACTTCTGAAACatgtcaaaattcttaaaaagctttaaatttttttgttcgaaatctgccaaaatttatatttggtttcaaattaggcTGTGGACTATTTGCACCGAAAGTTTGATACGACTAGTTGGAATTTGTTGGTACGCgcagacaaattaaaatttttaattaattttgaattctttctaatcttctaaatatctcttcaacttactcgaattttttcatcgaatttatacatcaaaattaaacaatttgacttAGAAAgtaaatttacttaaataaaacaattaaaattgcaacgtttaaagtttagtttttttgtttagttttgaatatttaatttataattactgattccaaataaacagtcagatatttctaaatattaagtaactgcTATTTTTctcaatagataaatttccaatttcgTCGTTTAAACatggaatattttacaataaattatatttgaaatttaataaaaaccttaaattataaacatattattttgcagttattttaaaattaaaaactgtttataaagtttcaacggggcgtttaaatttgtttaactaataagactttccaattgaaacagttttacTATTcatgttaaaatctggaaaatctaaaattgtaaactgatTCCCACTTGttttgtacaatcaattattattaaatttaacatttttaaagtatgactcaatctaaaaaaaaatcagttattaatttacATTAATAGTTGATcaactccaattttttttataaaaaatcttcgatgttaaacgcttctaatttttaattgtttaagtctttaaaactgcaatttaaaatttttatattgaaatgtacgcttaaaaattataaatctaaaatggaacattCCTCAagcgaaagattttcaaattacatgtttaaaactgaatgatatcataatttattatttcaaaaacggggtttaaacgtttaaaactgaagcttaaacgttttttaatttcaaaattttgtattcaaatgctcaataattt comes from the Belonocnema kinseyi isolate 2016_QV_RU_SX_M_011 chromosome 6, B_treatae_v1, whole genome shotgun sequence genome and includes:
- the LOC117174059 gene encoding enhancer of split mbeta protein-like, with the translated sequence MAPHTSYAAVGGMEYEEPVSRTYQYRKVMKPMLERKRRARINRCLDELKDLMVTALQAEGENVAKLEKADILELTVRHLHTLRAARRLTLTPESSYADRFREGFTQCAQEVSTFLSTPVAASVHPAAGAQLMRHLGGCLRRLEGPVSQANQSQGTTKKIGATSVPVAVNVPQVYTPPQSPMSVASSSGDSESSSAAVWRPW